The DNA segment CGTGGCGAGCGGGATGAAGCCGGCCGGCGGCGCACTGCCCGGCAGGGCAGGCGCGCCGGCTTGCGTCGGAACGGGGGAGGCGTTCACGGCTGGCGCGCTCCCGCTACGGCCTATTGGCCCTGGATGATGCGCTGGGCGATGGCTTCCACATCCTGTGCCGCATCCGCACTGGGGGAGCGGAGCAGAAGCGGGGTCTGGGTCTTGATGGCGTCCCGCACCTTCAAATCCCGGCGCACGATCCCGGCCAGCGGCGGTTCCTTCTTCAGGAACCGACGGCAGGCGGCCAACAGGGTCTCATACGTCTTTTCACCTTCGGCGCGTGTCTGCGCCATGTTGACGACGATCCGCAGGTCCGCGCCCGGATTGCTCTGCCATGCCAGCTTCAGGAAGGCGTAGGCGTCGGTAATGCTGGTCGGCTCATCCGTCGTGACCACCAGCGTGGCCCCGGCAGGGCCGGAGAAGGCGCGCACCGTGCGGTCCACGCCAGCGCCAAGGTCGATCACGACCCAGTCATAGACCCGCGCCATGTCCATGAGATCGTTGCGGAGCTGCCCGAGCCGCGGCGGGGCCAGATTGGCGAGATTTCCGGAGCCGGAGCGTCCGGCCAGGATGTCGAACCCGCCTTCCGGGAAGCGCGTGGTCGCCCCTTCCATTGTGTAGAGCCCGTCCACCACCTGGCCGATGTCGCGCTTCGGCATCAGGCCGAGCTGGATGTCCACGTTCGCCAGGCCGAGGTCGCCGTCGAACAGCAGGGTCCGGCGGCCCAGGCTTGCCAGCGCGTGGGACAGGGTGATGGAGAAGAAGGTCTTGCCGACCCCGCCCTTTCCGCTGGCAACGGCGAGCACGTTCTGGCGGCGCAGCGGCGTCACATTCGTGGAGGCAACCATGGTCATGCGTGGGTTCCCGTCTGCTTGATGCGCCGCTGCGCGGCTGCCGCTTCTTCCGGCATCATGAATCGTGCAAGTGTGGTGGGGGTCAGCGCCCCCAGACCGTCGATCACCTTGGGGGTCGCGGAGGCGTCGGCGAAGGACATCTCCGCCTCGTAGGCCGCGGCCAGCAGGCTGCCCAGCCGGCGCGCCATGTCGAGCCGCGTCGGCAGCAGCCGGCGCACGCCGACCTGACGGAAGGCGCGGGCCATCTCGCCAGCCTCCTGCGCATCCAGACCGGCCGGCAGGACCAGCACCGGCTCTATGTCCGCGGCGACCAGGAAGTCGCGCAGCTCTCGCATGTCGGCCTCGTCGTAGGGATTGCGCCCGGCGCTGTCCACCAGCACCTGCTCCGCCCCTTTCTGGACTTCCAGCGCATCGGCCAGGGCCACCGGGTCCTCCGCCGTGATGAGGCGCAGCTTCAGCAGGCGCGTATAGGCGGATAGCTGGTCGATCCCGCCGGCCCGCACCGTGTCGGTGGAGACCACGCCCACCGGGCGGCCATTGCGGAAGGCGCGGGTGCAGAGCTTCGCAATCGTCAGCGTCTTGCCCGACCCGGGCGGCCCGACCAGCATCAAGGCACGCGGGTAACGTCCGTCGGGCAACGGCTGGAAGCCGAAGACCTGATCAAGCCCGGCGGCCAGGGCCGCGAGCGGATCGCGGACGTCGAGATCGGAAACGGCGTCCATTATCTGCTGGTTCACCGCGGCCGGCGCGCCGTGATGCAGCAGCACTTCGGAGACGCGGTCGAGGACATCAGGCCCTTGGGGCTCCAGCGGGGCGCCGAAGCGCAGCACCGGGGCGGGGGAGGGGGCGGGCAGGTTCCCATCCTCCTCTTCGACCGCCGCGGTGACGCGAACCCCGACGCCGTCCTCCTCGCGCGTGGCGACGATGATGGCGTCATCGCCCAGCACCTCGCGGACGAGGCGCATGGCTTCCGCCATGGTGGGTGCGTGGAAGGATTTCAGCCGCATCTCGGTACCGCCAGTCCTGCCATGGGACCCCTCCGCCTCTGATCGGGCATCTTCACGTCATGCATCGCCGCCTGCATCAGATCTGCCCCACCGTCTTGATCTTCGCCTTGGCGTGGATCTCGTTCTGCGACATCACCACGGTGGCCGGACGGAACCGCTCCACGATGGAGCGGACGAAGGGCCGGACCGCCGGGCTGGTCAGCAGCACCGGCGCCTCGCCCTGCATGGCCAGCCGGTCGAAGTTCTGACGCACGACGGTGATGAACTGCTGGAGCCGCGAGGGGGCCATGGAGAGCTGCCGCTCATCCCCTTCGCCGACAATGCTCTCGGCAAAGGCCTGCTCCCATTCCGGGCTCAGGGTCAGAAGGGGAATGTAGCCCATCTCGTTGGTGTTGGCGTCGCTGATCTGGCGGGCCAGCCGGGCGCGCACATGCTCGGTGATCTGGGTCATGCTGCGGGTATAGGCCGACGCCTCGGCAACGCCTTCCAGGATGGTGGCGAGGTCGCGGATGGAAATCCGCTCCGCCAGAAGGTTCTGAAGCACCCGTTGCAGACCGCCGACATTGATCTGGGACGGCACCACGTCGGCCACCAGCTTCTGGTGCTCCTTCGGCATCTCGTCCAGCAGCTTCTGCGCCTCCGAGTAGGAGAGCAGATCGGCCATGTTGTCCTTCACCAGTTCGGTCAGGTGCGTGGTCAGGACAGTGGGCGGATCAACGACGGTCAGGCCCTTGAACAGGGCCTCCTCGCGATAGGCGTGCTCGATCCACTTGGCGGGCAGGCCGAAGGTCGGCTCCTTTGTCGCCTCGCCGGGCAGGGTGATGGTCTCGCCCCGCGGGTCCATGCAGAGCAGCATGTTGGGCCGCACATCGCCGCGCCCGGCCTCGATCTCCTTGACCCGGATCACATAGGTGTTGGGCGGGAGCTGGAGATTGTCCTGGATTCGGACGGCCGGCAGGATGATGCCGATCTCGCTGGCCAGCTGGCGGCGCAGCCCCTTGATCTGGTCGGTCAGCCGGTGCCCGGCCTCCGTATTGATCAGGGACAGCAGCCCGTAGCCCAGCTCCAGCCGGACCAGATCGATGGCCAGCGCGCTTGAGATCGGCTCCTCCACCACCGGGGCGGGCGGCACGGATTCCAGCTCTTCCCGGGCGATACGCTCCTCCTCCTTCGCGCGCATGCGGGGCACGTACCAGGCGGCGAAGCCCGCGGCGGAGGCCAGCAGCAGGAAGGGCGGCATCGGCAGGCCGGGTAGAAGCGCCAACGCCACCAGCAGGCCCGAAGTGATGCCCAGCGCCATGGGATAGTGGCTGAGCTGGCCGAACACAGCCTTCTCGGCGGAGCCGGTCACGCCGGACTTGGACACCAGGATACCGGCGGCGACGGATACGACCAGGGCCGGAATCTGGGAGACCAGACCGTCGCCGACGGTCAGCAGCGTGTAGGTCTGGCCGGCATCCAGGAAGGTCATGCCCTTCTGGCCGATGCCGACGACCATGCCGATGATGACGTTGATGAAGGTGATGGCGATGCCGGCCACCGCGTCGCCGCGCACGAACTTGGACGCACCGTCCATGGCGCCGAAGAACTGGCTCTCGTCCTCCAGCTCCTTGCGCCGCCGCCGCGCCTCAGACTCGTCGATCAGGCCGGAGGAGAGGTCGGCGTCGATGGCCATCTGCTTGCCGGGCATGGCGTCCAGGGTGAAGCGGGCTGCCACTTCGGCGATACGGCCCGAACCCTTCGTGATGACCATGAAGTTCACCAGCACCAGGATGAAGAACACCGTGACGCCGATGATGAAGTTGCCGCCCATGACGAAGCCGCCGAACGCCTCGATCACGCTGCCGGCCGCACTTTCCCCCTTATGCCCATTGCCCAGGATCAGACGGGTGGAGGCAAGGTTGAGCGCCAGGCGAAGCAGGGTGGAGATCAGCAGGATGGTCGGAAAGGAGGTGAATTCCAGCGGCTTCCGGATGCTGAGCACCGTCATCAGGATCAGGATCGAGAAGGTGAAGCTGAAAGTCAGACCGACATCCAGCAGCCAGGTCGGCATCGGCAGGATCAGAATGACCAGGACCCCGACGATGGCAAGCGCCAGCAGCATCTCGCCATGGCGCACGGCATCCCAGAGCTGGCGCAATGCCCCCAGCCCGTCGTGCAGCCCCCACTTGTTCGTCTGATCCGTCATCTGCCGCTAGGTCCCCGCCGCGTTCCGCCGTCCCGCCCGCTCACGCGGTCGCCCGTTCTTCCGTGCCCGGCGGCGGTACCGGCACGCCGTCCTCGGAATATTCCTTCAGCTTGTTGCGCAGGGTGCGGATGGAGATGCCGAGGATGTTCGCGGCATGGGTCCGGTTGCCCAGCGTATGGCGCAGCGTGTCGATGATCAGATCCCGCTCCACCTCCGCCACCGTCTTGCCGACCAGCGCCTGGGTGGGCGTGCCGGCGGTTCCGTTCGGGGCGGACGTTGCGGCAGGGGAAGCCGCCGCCGTGGTGGCGCGGGCGGCCACTGTGCCCAGGGCGGGCGCCGCGGCCGGTTCCGCGCCGGTGAGCAGGATGGCGTCGGGGCCGATCTCGTTGCCGCGGCTCAGCAGCACGGCGCGGTGGAGGGTATTCTCCAGCTCGCGCACATTGCCGCGCCAGTGATGGGCCTGGAGCATGGCCATGGCCTGTGCGCCGATGGTCCGCTCCGGCAGGCCGTTGGCCTCGGAATATTTGGCGGCGAAATGCTGGGCCAGCACGGGAATGTCCTGCGGACGCTCCCGCAAGGGCGGCAGGTTCAGCGTGACGACGTTGAGGCGGAAATAGAGGTCCTCGCGGAAGCGTCCGCCCCGCACCTCGGACATCATGTCCCGGTTGGAGGTGGCGAGTACGCGGATATCAACCTTGACCGGCGTGGTGCCGCCGACCCGGTCGATCACCCGCTCCTGCAGGGCCCGCAGCAGCTTGGCCTGGAGCCGGATGTCCATCTCGGAAATTTCGTCCAGCAGCAGCGTGCCGCCGTTGGCTTCCTCGAACTTGCCGATGCGCCGCGCCACGGCGCCGGTGAAGGCGCCCTTCTCATGGCCGAACAGCTCCGATTCCAGCAGGTTCTCCGGAATCGCGGCGCAGTTGACGGAGACGAAGGGCGCATTGGCCCGCCGGCTCTTCCGGTGGATGAAGCGGCTGACAACCTCCTTACCGGTCCCGCTCTCGCCCGTTATCAGGACGGAAGCGTCGCTGGGCGCGATCTGCTCCGCCAGCCGCAATGTGCCCTGCATTGCCGGATCGCGGCTGATGACGGCGTGGCTCTCCTCCGCGACCGCCTCCAGCACCGCTGCGATCAGGTTCGCATCGGGGGGGAGGGGGATGTATTCCTTGGCCCCGGCGCGGATCGCCCGTACGGCGGCCTGCGCGTCGGTGCCCACGCCGCAGGCCACGACGGGAACGGCGAAACGCTCCGCCTTCAGAGCATCCACCAGCCGGGCAACGTCCATCTTGACGTCGACCATGACGAGATCGGCGCCCTGGCCGGTGCGCAGCGCGTTCATCGCCCCGTCGATGCTGTCGATGTGGGCTACCTTGGCGCCCTTCTGCAAGGCGATCCTTCCGGCTGCCGTAATGTAGCCTTCCAGGGTGCCGACGATCAGGAGACGCATCGTTCCATCCTCTCTCCGGTATCCGCGGAGTTCAGTCTCAAGCAGGTCAGTCGTAGGCGCTGAGCCGCCGGTCGGGCGGCAGCA comes from the Indioceanicola profundi genome and includes:
- a CDS encoding MinD/ParA family protein, which encodes MTMVASTNVTPLRRQNVLAVASGKGGVGKTFFSITLSHALASLGRRTLLFDGDLGLANVDIQLGLMPKRDIGQVVDGLYTMEGATTRFPEGGFDILAGRSGSGNLANLAPPRLGQLRNDLMDMARVYDWVVIDLGAGVDRTVRAFSGPAGATLVVTTDEPTSITDAYAFLKLAWQSNPGADLRIVVNMAQTRAEGEKTYETLLAACRRFLKKEPPLAGIVRRDLKVRDAIKTQTPLLLRSPSADAAQDVEAIAQRIIQGQ
- a CDS encoding flagellar biosynthesis protein FlhF, whose amino-acid sequence is MRLKSFHAPTMAEAMRLVREVLGDDAIIVATREEDGVGVRVTAAVEEEDGNLPAPSPAPVLRFGAPLEPQGPDVLDRVSEVLLHHGAPAAVNQQIMDAVSDLDVRDPLAALAAGLDQVFGFQPLPDGRYPRALMLVGPPGSGKTLTIAKLCTRAFRNGRPVGVVSTDTVRAGGIDQLSAYTRLLKLRLITAEDPVALADALEVQKGAEQVLVDSAGRNPYDEADMRELRDFLVAADIEPVLVLPAGLDAQEAGEMARAFRQVGVRRLLPTRLDMARRLGSLLAAAYEAEMSFADASATPKVIDGLGALTPTTLARFMMPEEAAAAQRRIKQTGTHA
- the flhA gene encoding flagellar biosynthesis protein FlhA; this encodes MTDQTNKWGLHDGLGALRQLWDAVRHGEMLLALAIVGVLVILILPMPTWLLDVGLTFSFTFSILILMTVLSIRKPLEFTSFPTILLISTLLRLALNLASTRLILGNGHKGESAAGSVIEAFGGFVMGGNFIIGVTVFFILVLVNFMVITKGSGRIAEVAARFTLDAMPGKQMAIDADLSSGLIDESEARRRRKELEDESQFFGAMDGASKFVRGDAVAGIAITFINVIIGMVVGIGQKGMTFLDAGQTYTLLTVGDGLVSQIPALVVSVAAGILVSKSGVTGSAEKAVFGQLSHYPMALGITSGLLVALALLPGLPMPPFLLLASAAGFAAWYVPRMRAKEEERIAREELESVPPAPVVEEPISSALAIDLVRLELGYGLLSLINTEAGHRLTDQIKGLRRQLASEIGIILPAVRIQDNLQLPPNTYVIRVKEIEAGRGDVRPNMLLCMDPRGETITLPGEATKEPTFGLPAKWIEHAYREEALFKGLTVVDPPTVLTTHLTELVKDNMADLLSYSEAQKLLDEMPKEHQKLVADVVPSQINVGGLQRVLQNLLAERISIRDLATILEGVAEASAYTRSMTQITEHVRARLARQISDANTNEMGYIPLLTLSPEWEQAFAESIVGEGDERQLSMAPSRLQQFITVVRQNFDRLAMQGEAPVLLTSPAVRPFVRSIVERFRPATVVMSQNEIHAKAKIKTVGQI
- the flbD gene encoding sigma-54-dependent transcriptional regulator FlbD, with the translated sequence MRLLIVGTLEGYITAAGRIALQKGAKVAHIDSIDGAMNALRTGQGADLVMVDVKMDVARLVDALKAERFAVPVVACGVGTDAQAAVRAIRAGAKEYIPLPPDANLIAAVLEAVAEESHAVISRDPAMQGTLRLAEQIAPSDASVLITGESGTGKEVVSRFIHRKSRRANAPFVSVNCAAIPENLLESELFGHEKGAFTGAVARRIGKFEEANGGTLLLDEISEMDIRLQAKLLRALQERVIDRVGGTTPVKVDIRVLATSNRDMMSEVRGGRFREDLYFRLNVVTLNLPPLRERPQDIPVLAQHFAAKYSEANGLPERTIGAQAMAMLQAHHWRGNVRELENTLHRAVLLSRGNEIGPDAILLTGAEPAAAPALGTVAARATTAAASPAATSAPNGTAGTPTQALVGKTVAEVERDLIIDTLRHTLGNRTHAANILGISIRTLRNKLKEYSEDGVPVPPPGTEERATA